GGTAACAAGAAACCTCATCTAATTTCCTAGAAGAGCCCTCTGATCATCCATGGCATCATCATCACACGTTTTCCCAAGTCATTATTGCCTTCATTCTGCACGATATTTGCCCTTCCTTCACTTGCCCATGTTACACATGCAGTCCTCGGAGCTGAGGCAGCGAAAAATTTGGAGAAAAGGCACTCATTTTTACATTATTTGTTATGAGACAACCACATCTGGATATTGTCCATTGACATTGCTTAGATCACTAGCCAAGGTCTGTTACTATTCAACTGATCGGTAGCTTCTGGATAGACAAGACTGATCTTTACTAATATTATCGAGTGAAAGGGTGGCTTGTTTACCAGTTTCTGGACAAAGTATTTTAATATAGGACTATTCACATATGAgggaattttatttttgcatagattattttaatgtaaaagcacTAGTATACTAAACATGGATGTTTTTCCTTTAATTTTATCAGGTTTTGCTTTTGTTTACATGGAGGATGACAGAGATGCAGAGGATGCCATACGTGCACTTGACCGAATTGAATTTGGTAGAAAGGGGAGGAAACTTCGTGTTGAGTGGACCAAGGTAACGTAACCATGTGAGATTCTCTTGTTGCCATAGCCTGCTAACCATTGTAATTTGAATGATTGTTATCGGTCCAAGCTTTTGTTTTGATGCAGCAAGAACGAGACCGGAGTATCAGGCGACCTGAGGCCTCCAGAAAACCATCATCTAATTCAAGACCCTCAAAGACCCTATTCGTCATCAACTTTGACCCATATCATACCAGAACAAGGGATTTGGAAAAACATTTTGATCCTTACGGGAAAATTCTGAATGTAAGGATCAGGAAGAATTTTGCCTTTATTCAGTATGAATCTCTCGATGATGCAATTAAAGCGTTGGATGCTACTAATTTAAGGTAAATGATGCTCTGCCAGCGGTTGTTTGCTCTAGTGCTCGGAGTTGATGTTAACATTGCCTAATactcaattatttttttattttcgacACAGTAAACTGTTGGATCGAGTCATAACTGTTGAGTTTGCTATCAAGGATGATGATGCTAGGCGAAATGATTATAGTCCAGATCGACCCCGTGATAGATCACCTGCGAGAGGCTATGACCGGATGCGATCTCCTAGTCCCAGAAGGGAAAGGGGAAGCCCCGACTATGGACACAATAATGGGCGTAGCCCAAGTCCACGTCGTCGAGAGCGAGCAAGTCCTAAGTATGATCTTAGGTCTAGTCAGAGCCCcagccacaaagaaaacgatCCTAAATATGGTCGTGGCCTCAGCACTAGTCCCAGGAATGAAAGAAACTCCCGTTACAATGACAAACACAACCCAGTTCCTCTGAGAGACAGGTCTGACGATGTTATGGTGCGCAGCCCCAGTCCTGGGAA
This Primulina eburnea isolate SZY01 chromosome 2, ASM2296580v1, whole genome shotgun sequence DNA region includes the following protein-coding sequences:
- the LOC140818985 gene encoding uncharacterized protein isoform X2 — protein: MDVFPLILSGFAFVYMEDDRDAEDAIRALDRIEFGRKGRKLRVEWTKQERDRSIRRPEASRKPSSNSRPSKTLFVINFDPYHTRTRDLEKHFDPYGKILNVRIRKNFAFIQYESLDDAIKALDATNLSKLLDRVITVEFAIKDDDARRNDYSPDRPRDRSPARGYDRMRSPSPRRERGSPDYGHNNGRSPSPRRRERASPKYDLRSSQSPSHKENDPKYGRGLSTSPRNERNSRYNDKHNPVPLRDRSDDVMVRSPSPGKRATPDYGQGSSPSPPRGQRQRVGLDEFDREQKPAYSDGESPSQDQYGSRSPVVRGRSRSRS
- the LOC140818985 gene encoding uncharacterized protein isoform X3; this translates as MEDDRDAEDAIRALDRIEFGRKGRKLRVEWTKQERDRSIRRPEASRKPSSNSRPSKTLFVINFDPYHTRTRDLEKHFDPYGKILNVRIRKNFAFIQYESLDDAIKALDATNLSKLLDRVITVEFAIKDDDARRNDYSPDRPRDRSPARGYDRMRSPSPRRERGSPDYGHNNGRSPSPRRRERASPKYDLRSSQSPSHKENDPKYGRGLSTSPRNERNSRYNDKHNPVPLRDRSDDVMVRSPSPGKRATPDYGQGSSPSPPRGQRQRVGLDEFDREQKPAYSDGESPSQDQYGSRSPVVRGRSRSRS
- the LOC140818985 gene encoding serine/arginine-rich splicing factor RS40-like isoform X1 — its product is MKSIFCGNFEYDARQSDLERLFRRYGKVDRVDMKSGFAFVYMEDDRDAEDAIRALDRIEFGRKGRKLRVEWTKQERDRSIRRPEASRKPSSNSRPSKTLFVINFDPYHTRTRDLEKHFDPYGKILNVRIRKNFAFIQYESLDDAIKALDATNLSKLLDRVITVEFAIKDDDARRNDYSPDRPRDRSPARGYDRMRSPSPRRERGSPDYGHNNGRSPSPRRRERASPKYDLRSSQSPSHKENDPKYGRGLSTSPRNERNSRYNDKHNPVPLRDRSDDVMVRSPSPGKRATPDYGQGSSPSPPRGQRQRVGLDEFDREQKPAYSDGESPSQDQYGSRSPVVRGRSRSRS